A genomic window from Lentibacter algarum includes:
- a CDS encoding glycosyltransferase family 2 protein, producing the protein MSERNEYKIAAVTMLRDDLFYLKIWLAYYGEMLGRENCYIVNHGHTPEVAEMAKGCNIIGIPGHHHKNFDMKRWRLLNNIVQGLNAYHDHVIVGDVDELVVLDPEVGRLPDWLMKQKQRQVITPLGLEVIHRIDLEEKPIENKVLGPRSHVRLAPHYSKPCILSAGVKIARGGHFTQYEKINSPEGLYLVHLKYCDFAEYARAMDRRNAITEEIGATKKETAIGGHWFADARGEDRETFERLGAYAMQEGFDMRRYRKAMVDSFEPRGDTGFYHFERPDYELQFELPERFFGLF; encoded by the coding sequence ATGAGTGAGCGGAACGAGTATAAGATTGCAGCTGTGACTATGCTGCGGGACGACCTTTTTTATCTGAAGATATGGTTGGCTTATTACGGCGAGATGCTGGGGCGCGAAAACTGCTATATCGTCAACCATGGTCACACCCCTGAGGTCGCCGAAATGGCCAAGGGGTGCAATATCATTGGCATTCCAGGGCATCACCACAAGAACTTCGATATGAAGCGCTGGCGCCTCCTCAATAACATTGTGCAGGGGCTGAACGCCTACCATGACCATGTGATCGTGGGGGATGTGGATGAGCTTGTGGTGCTTGATCCTGAGGTTGGGCGACTGCCTGACTGGCTTATGAAGCAAAAGCAGCGGCAGGTCATAACACCGCTTGGGCTTGAGGTTATCCACAGGATTGATCTTGAGGAAAAACCGATTGAAAACAAAGTTCTTGGCCCACGCTCTCACGTAAGGCTTGCACCGCATTACTCCAAGCCCTGTATTCTCTCTGCAGGGGTCAAGATCGCGCGGGGCGGACACTTTACCCAATATGAGAAGATCAACTCACCAGAGGGGCTGTATCTCGTTCACCTCAAGTATTGCGACTTTGCCGAATACGCTCGCGCGATGGACCGTCGCAACGCGATCACTGAAGAGATAGGCGCGACCAAGAAAGAGACCGCGATTGGCGGGCATTGGTTTGCGGATGCGCGCGGGGAGGACCGCGAGACATTTGAACGGCTCGGGGCATATGCGATGCAGGAGGGGTTTGACATGCGTCGCTATCGTAAGGCGATGGTCGACAGCTTTGAGCCGCGAGGCGATACGGGTTTTTATCATTTTGAGCGGCCTGATTATGAGCTCCAGTTTGAGCTTCCAGAGCGCTTCTTCGGTCTGTTCTGA
- a CDS encoding phosphoglycerate kinase, protein MGWMTLDDLDLKGKRVLTRVDINVPVQNGIVSDATRIERIVPTVEAILAKGGTPLLVAHFGRPKGKSVLDLSLRIVLPALEKALGHTVSFVETLEAAENLPEEARAAEVILIENIRFHAGEEANDPAFAARLAGLADVYCNDAFSAAHRAHASTEGVARLLPSCAGRLMQAELTALESALAKPKRPVGAVVGGAKVSTKLDLLSNLVEKLDVLIIGGGMANTFLMAEGADLGASLVEADMLPTAREIMAKAKTTGCQIILPQDGAVARAFKAGAPFDTLPLGSDTKLESDQMVLDAGSASTTAILTAFESLKTLIWNGPLGAFEIAPFDTATMAAAQKAAALTRADALVTVAGGGDTVAALNAAGVADDFSYISTAGGAFLEWMEGKTLPGVAALGG, encoded by the coding sequence ATGGGCTGGATGACACTGGATGACTTGGACCTAAAGGGCAAACGCGTGCTCACCCGTGTCGACATCAATGTCCCTGTCCAGAACGGCATCGTCTCAGACGCAACCCGTATCGAGCGCATTGTGCCCACAGTCGAGGCGATCCTTGCCAAAGGCGGAACGCCCTTACTGGTGGCGCATTTTGGCCGCCCCAAAGGCAAATCCGTGCTCGATCTCAGCCTGCGTATTGTCCTGCCCGCACTCGAAAAAGCGCTTGGGCATACCGTGTCTTTTGTTGAGACGCTGGAGGCGGCCGAAAATCTTCCAGAAGAAGCCCGCGCCGCCGAAGTCATCCTGATCGAAAACATCCGCTTCCACGCAGGCGAAGAAGCCAATGACCCCGCCTTTGCGGCGCGCCTCGCGGGCCTGGCAGATGTCTATTGCAATGATGCTTTCTCCGCCGCCCACCGCGCCCATGCCTCGACAGAGGGTGTCGCGCGCCTGCTGCCATCTTGCGCAGGTCGTCTCATGCAAGCCGAGCTCACAGCCCTCGAAAGCGCACTCGCAAAGCCCAAGCGCCCCGTCGGGGCCGTCGTGGGCGGAGCCAAAGTCAGCACCAAGCTCGACCTTCTGTCCAACCTCGTCGAAAAACTTGATGTGCTGATCATTGGCGGTGGCATGGCAAATACCTTCCTCATGGCGGAAGGCGCTGACCTTGGCGCCTCGCTGGTGGAGGCCGACATGCTGCCCACCGCCCGCGAAATCATGGCCAAAGCCAAAACCACTGGTTGCCAAATCATTCTGCCACAAGACGGCGCTGTCGCGCGTGCTTTCAAAGCGGGTGCGCCCTTTGACACGCTCCCCCTTGGTTCGGACACAAAGCTTGAGAGCGACCAGATGGTGCTTGATGCAGGCTCAGCCTCTACAACGGCCATCCTCACTGCTTTTGAAAGCCTCAAAACGCTGATCTGGAACGGCCCTCTGGGCGCATTCGAAATTGCACCTTTTGACACAGCCACCATGGCCGCCGCCCAGAAAGCTGCCGCACTGACCCGCGCAGACGCGCTCGTCACAGTGGCTGGTGGCGGCGATACCGTCGCCGCTCTCAATGCCGCAGGCGTTGCTGATGATTTCAGCTATATCTCTACAGCAGGCGGGGCTTTTCTGGAATGGATGGAAGGCAAAACCCTCCCCGGCGTCGCCGCCCTCGGCGGTTAA
- the pdhA gene encoding pyruvate dehydrogenase (acetyl-transferring) E1 component subunit alpha: MATRKTKAKSNTSAEDLKAYYRDMLLIRRFEEKAGQLYGMGLIGGFCHLYIGQEAVVVGLEASAKEGDKRLTSYRDHGHMLACGMDPNGVMAELTGREGGYSKGKGGSMHMFSAEKHFYGGHGIVAAQVPLGAGLAFSDQYKGNDNVTFTYFGDGAANQGQVYETFNMAALWKLPVVFVIENNQYAMGTSQQRSTSSPDIHTRGIAFGIPGEAVDGMDVLAVKEAGEKAVAHCRAGKGPYILEMMTYRYRGHSMSDPAKYRTREEVQKIREKSDCIEHVREMLITGKHATEDELKEIDKEIKAVVNASAEFAKESPEPDLSELWTDIYADIPQEA, encoded by the coding sequence ATGGCCACCCGCAAAACAAAAGCTAAATCAAACACTTCGGCAGAAGATCTCAAAGCATATTACCGTGATATGCTTCTCATCCGCCGATTCGAGGAAAAGGCAGGCCAGCTCTATGGCATGGGCCTGATCGGCGGCTTCTGCCACCTCTACATCGGTCAAGAGGCCGTTGTGGTCGGGCTCGAAGCCTCTGCTAAAGAGGGCGACAAGCGCCTCACCTCTTACCGTGATCACGGCCATATGCTCGCCTGCGGCATGGATCCAAACGGCGTTATGGCCGAACTGACTGGACGCGAAGGCGGTTATTCCAAAGGTAAAGGCGGGTCCATGCACATGTTCTCCGCCGAGAAGCACTTCTACGGCGGCCACGGCATCGTTGCCGCGCAAGTGCCGCTCGGTGCGGGTCTTGCCTTCTCGGACCAGTACAAAGGCAATGACAATGTCACCTTTACTTACTTCGGTGATGGCGCAGCCAACCAAGGCCAAGTTTACGAAACATTCAACATGGCCGCACTCTGGAAGCTGCCCGTCGTGTTTGTGATCGAAAACAACCAGTACGCGATGGGCACATCCCAACAGCGCTCGACCTCCTCACCTGATATCCACACCCGCGGCATCGCCTTTGGCATCCCCGGTGAGGCGGTTGACGGCATGGACGTTCTGGCTGTGAAGGAAGCGGGCGAAAAAGCTGTCGCGCACTGCCGCGCTGGCAAAGGCCCCTATATTCTGGAGATGATGACCTACCGTTACCGTGGTCACTCCATGTCTGATCCCGCCAAGTATCGTACCCGCGAAGAAGTGCAGAAAATCCGCGAGAAATCTGACTGTATCGAACATGTCCGCGAGATGCTGATCACAGGCAAGCACGCGACTGAGGATGAGCTCAAAGAGATCGACAAAGAGATCAAGGCCGTGGTCAACGCCTCCGCCGAATTCGCCAAAGAAAGCCCCGAGCCCGACCTGAGCGAGCTTTGGACAGATATCTACGCTGACATTCCGCAAGAAGCCTGA
- a CDS encoding RND transporter: protein MRDALKHISWPIALLLALTLGLAPFFPEPHIWEKLKLLFAGELSAPIDILDLVMHGAPWLLVGAKLAEYVSRPTN, encoded by the coding sequence ATGCGAGACGCTTTGAAACATATTTCATGGCCAATCGCACTTCTTCTGGCCCTCACATTGGGTCTAGCCCCGTTCTTTCCCGAGCCCCACATCTGGGAGAAGCTGAAGCTTCTGTTTGCGGGAGAGCTTAGCGCGCCTATCGATATATTAGACCTTGTGATGCATGGCGCGCCTTGGCTGCTGGTTGGGGCGAAGCTTGCAGAATATGTCTCGCGCCCAACAAATTGA
- a CDS encoding septum formation initiator family protein, with amino-acid sequence MTPRKSPAFGPLIFFAVAFSLTLYFTFAAIQGDYGLFRRAEIMAEQKTLARELASLEARVARMENLTTRLSDDYLDLDLLSERARDILGYVRADEIVIR; translated from the coding sequence ATGACACCGCGCAAATCGCCCGCCTTCGGGCCGCTTATCTTCTTTGCTGTGGCCTTCAGCCTTACGCTATACTTTACCTTTGCCGCCATTCAAGGCGACTACGGCCTGTTCCGCCGCGCCGAAATCATGGCCGAGCAAAAGACCCTCGCTCGCGAGCTCGCCTCCCTTGAGGCCCGCGTCGCCCGCATGGAAAACCTGACAACCCGTCTGTCAGATGATTACCTCGATCTTGATCTGCTCTCAGAGCGCGCGCGCGACATCCTCGGTTATGTGCGCGCCGACGAAATCGTGATCCGCTAA
- a CDS encoding pyruvate dehydrogenase complex E1 component subunit beta, whose translation MAIEILMPALSPTMEEGTLAKWLVKEGDTVQSGDILAEIETDKATMEFEAVDEGVIGKILIAEGTEGVKVNTPIAIIGEEGEDMSAAPAAAAPAAETSAPAAAAAPVPAKAAAPDAAPVANLTPDWPEGTEVKQQTVREALREGMSEEMRRDETVFLMGEEVAEYQGAYKISQGMLEEFGSKRVIDTPITEHGFAGIGVGAAFGGLRPIVEFMTFNFAMQAIDHIINSAAKTLYMSGGQMGAPMVFRGPNGAAARVGAQHSQDYAAWYAQIPGLKVVMPYSASDYKGLMKTAIRDPNPVIFLENEILYGKSFDVPVMDDFTVPFGKARIWREGTDVTIVSFGIGMTYALEAAEKLAEDGISAEVIDLRTLRPIDYDTVIASVMKTNRCVTVEEGWPVASMGNHLAATIMTRAFDYLDAPVLSCTGKDVPMPYAANLEKHALVTTDEVVATVKQVTYR comes from the coding sequence ATGGCAATCGAAATTCTCATGCCCGCCCTCTCGCCCACTATGGAAGAAGGCACATTGGCCAAATGGCTGGTGAAAGAAGGCGATACCGTCCAATCTGGCGATATCCTCGCTGAAATCGAAACCGACAAGGCCACGATGGAATTTGAAGCCGTCGATGAAGGCGTTATTGGCAAAATCCTGATTGCCGAAGGAACAGAAGGCGTCAAGGTCAACACTCCCATCGCGATCATTGGCGAAGAAGGTGAAGACATGAGCGCCGCGCCCGCCGCCGCTGCTCCAGCCGCCGAAACGTCAGCACCTGCCGCCGCTGCAGCCCCTGTCCCAGCCAAAGCCGCCGCGCCAGACGCCGCCCCTGTGGCCAACCTGACTCCTGACTGGCCCGAAGGCACCGAAGTCAAGCAGCAGACCGTTCGTGAAGCGCTGCGCGAAGGCATGTCCGAGGAGATGCGCCGCGACGAGACAGTGTTTCTCATGGGTGAGGAAGTCGCCGAATACCAAGGCGCTTACAAAATTTCCCAAGGCATGCTTGAAGAGTTCGGCTCTAAACGCGTCATCGACACCCCGATCACAGAGCATGGCTTTGCAGGGATCGGTGTCGGGGCAGCCTTTGGTGGCCTGCGCCCGATCGTAGAGTTCATGACGTTCAACTTCGCCATGCAAGCCATTGATCATATTATTAACTCTGCCGCCAAGACGCTCTATATGTCTGGCGGCCAGATGGGTGCGCCCATGGTTTTCCGTGGCCCCAATGGCGCGGCCGCCCGCGTTGGCGCGCAGCACTCACAGGACTACGCCGCATGGTACGCGCAGATCCCGGGCCTCAAGGTCGTCATGCCCTACTCGGCCTCTGACTATAAAGGCCTCATGAAGACGGCAATCCGTGATCCCAACCCAGTGATCTTCCTCGAAAACGAGATCCTCTATGGCAAGTCCTTTGATGTGCCCGTCATGGATGACTTCACAGTGCCATTTGGCAAAGCCCGTATCTGGCGCGAAGGTACAGACGTCACAATCGTCTCATTTGGCATCGGCATGACATATGCCTTGGAAGCCGCCGAGAAGCTCGCCGAAGACGGCATCTCTGCTGAAGTGATTGATCTGCGCACCCTGCGCCCGATTGATTATGACACAGTCATCGCCTCGGTGATGAAAACAAACCGCTGCGTCACCGTCGAAGAGGGCTGGCCCGTGGCCTCCATGGGCAACCACCTTGCCGCAACCATCATGACCCGCGCGTTCGACTACCTCGACGCGCCCGTGCTGAGCTGCACAGGCAAGGACGTCCCCATGCCATACGCCGCCAATCTTGAAAAACACGCACTTGTGACAACCGATGAGGTCGTCGCCACCGTCAAACAAGTCACCTACCGCTAA
- a CDS encoding pyruvate dehydrogenase complex dihydrolipoamide acetyltransferase, producing the protein MPTEILMPALSPTMEEGTLAKWLVKEGDTVSSGDLLAEIETDKATMEFEAVDEGVIGKLMVAEGTEAVKVNTVIAVLLEDGEIASDIGTAAAPKAAAAPVASAAAPAPQAAAASAPAPAAPQKDGTRIFASPLARRIAADKGLDLATVTGSGPKGRIVKADVMDAQPSATPAPQTSAPAAATAPAAMPSSPSADMVARAYEGRTYEEISLNGMRKTIAARLTEAKQTVPHFYLRRDIKLDALMAFRAQLNKQLEGRGVKLSVNDFIIKATALALQAVPTANAVWAGDRVLQMKASDVAVAVAIEGGLFTPVLQDAEMKSLSALSTEMKDLAARARDRKLAPHEYQGGSFAISNLGMMGIDNFDAIVNPPHAGILAVGAGVKKPVVGDDGQVTVATVMSVTMSVDHRVIDGALGAELLKHIVDNLENPMAMLA; encoded by the coding sequence ATGCCAACAGAAATCCTCATGCCCGCCCTCTCGCCCACGATGGAAGAAGGCACGCTCGCCAAATGGCTAGTGAAAGAAGGCGATACCGTCTCCTCGGGCGATCTTCTCGCCGAAATCGAGACAGACAAAGCCACGATGGAGTTTGAAGCGGTCGACGAAGGCGTCATCGGCAAACTCATGGTCGCCGAAGGCACAGAGGCCGTAAAGGTCAACACGGTCATAGCCGTTCTGCTCGAAGACGGCGAAATCGCCTCTGATATCGGCACAGCAGCGGCCCCCAAAGCCGCAGCAGCGCCCGTCGCGAGCGCCGCAGCACCTGCGCCACAAGCCGCAGCCGCCAGCGCGCCGGCCCCCGCCGCGCCACAAAAAGACGGCACCCGCATCTTCGCCTCGCCGCTCGCGCGCAGGATCGCCGCAGACAAAGGCCTTGATCTGGCCACTGTAACAGGCTCAGGCCCCAAAGGTCGGATCGTTAAAGCCGATGTGATGGACGCACAGCCAAGTGCCACACCTGCCCCACAAACATCCGCGCCCGCAGCTGCCACAGCCCCTGCCGCTATGCCCTCAAGTCCAAGCGCTGATATGGTTGCGCGCGCCTATGAAGGCCGCACCTATGAAGAAATCAGCCTCAACGGTATGCGCAAAACCATCGCCGCACGCCTCACCGAGGCCAAGCAGACCGTGCCGCACTTCTACCTGCGCCGCGATATCAAGCTTGACGCGCTCATGGCCTTCCGCGCCCAGCTCAACAAGCAGCTTGAAGGCCGTGGCGTGAAACTCTCGGTCAACGACTTTATCATCAAAGCCACCGCCCTAGCGTTGCAAGCCGTGCCCACAGCCAATGCCGTCTGGGCGGGCGACCGAGTGCTCCAGATGAAAGCCTCCGATGTGGCCGTGGCCGTCGCCATTGAAGGTGGCCTCTTTACGCCCGTCCTGCAGGACGCCGAAATGAAGTCTCTCTCGGCCCTTTCGACTGAAATGAAAGATCTCGCTGCCCGTGCCCGCGACCGCAAACTTGCGCCGCACGAATACCAGGGCGGCAGCTTCGCCATCTCCAATCTGGGGATGATGGGCATCGACAACTTTGACGCCATCGTCAATCCGCCCCATGCCGGCATTCTTGCGGTTGGCGCGGGTGTGAAAAAGCCCGTTGTGGGCGACGATGGCCAAGTCACTGTCGCGACAGTCATGTCCGTAACAATGTCCGTGGATCACCGCGTGATTGACGGAGCTCTTGGCGCCGAGCTGCTCAAACATATCGTCGACAATCTCGAAAATCCGATGGCCATGCTCGCCTAA
- a CDS encoding peptidylprolyl isomerase, giving the protein MADYKDPENTILIELKDGTVVIELMPDIAPAHTARMKELARAGKYDNVAFHRVIDGFMAQTGDVQHANMEVDYNPGRAGTGGSDLPDLPAEFGRIPHARGSIGAARSANPNSANSQFFINFKDNDFLNGQYTVYGQVTSGMEHVDKIARGEPPMNPDRMISVKVAADA; this is encoded by the coding sequence ATGGCCGACTATAAAGACCCCGAAAACACAATCTTGATCGAACTCAAGGATGGCACTGTTGTCATCGAACTGATGCCAGACATCGCTCCTGCGCATACAGCGCGCATGAAAGAGCTCGCGCGCGCTGGAAAATACGACAATGTTGCGTTTCACCGTGTGATTGACGGCTTTATGGCCCAGACAGGTGATGTGCAGCACGCCAATATGGAAGTTGATTACAACCCTGGCCGCGCTGGCACGGGCGGCTCTGATTTGCCTGACCTGCCAGCCGAATTTGGCCGCATCCCGCATGCACGCGGCAGCATTGGCGCGGCGCGCTCGGCCAACCCGAACTCCGCCAACAGCCAGTTTTTCATTAACTTCAAAGACAATGACTTCCTCAATGGTCAATACACCGTCTACGGCCAAGTCACGAGCGGCATGGAGCATGTCGACAAGATCGCCCGTGGCGAGCCACCAATGAACCCAGATCGTATGATCTCGGTGAAAGTGGCTGCCGATGCGTAA
- a CDS encoding peptidylprolyl isomerase has product MRKFGYLSVAAAFLAASPAFATGLKVEVAGEANGVILIDLLEDVAPKHVEQIAALAAEGQYDGVAFHRVIEGFMAQTGDVVMGKMEGGNMAMAGTGGSDRPDLPAEFSDIPYERGIVGMARSANPNSANSQFFIMFTEYPSLNGQYTVVGRVTEGLDVLDQIKLGKGRNGAVLGAPDYMKSVTVTE; this is encoded by the coding sequence ATGCGTAAGTTTGGGTATCTGAGTGTGGCGGCCGCGTTTTTGGCCGCCAGCCCTGCCTTTGCCACGGGTCTCAAAGTTGAGGTCGCGGGCGAGGCCAACGGCGTTATTCTGATCGATTTGCTTGAGGATGTCGCTCCAAAGCATGTCGAGCAGATTGCAGCGCTGGCCGCAGAAGGCCAATATGACGGGGTGGCTTTTCACCGCGTCATTGAGGGCTTCATGGCGCAGACGGGCGATGTCGTGATGGGCAAGATGGAAGGTGGCAATATGGCCATGGCGGGGACGGGCGGCTCGGACCGACCAGACCTGCCTGCGGAGTTTTCCGATATTCCTTATGAACGTGGTATTGTCGGAATGGCCCGTTCGGCCAATCCGAACTCGGCCAACAGCCAGTTTTTCATCATGTTTACCGAGTATCCTTCGCTCAACGGGCAATACACTGTTGTGGGCCGTGTGACTGAAGGGCTTGATGTTCTGGATCAGATCAAGCTTGGCAAAGGGCGCAATGGCGCCGTGCTGGGTGCGCCTGATTATATGAAGAGCGTAACTGTCACCGAGTGA
- a CDS encoding exonuclease domain-containing protein produces the protein MTSPLSPSQNATAPTASLRFIAVDVETANSQHGSICQIGLALAASDGTITTEGLLIDPEQPFSSFNINLHGIGPKTVRGAATFPEALERLRPLLEQSILIQHSSFDKKAFDAACARYGIAPLASQWLDSVQIARKAWPELKGNGGHGLASLKNYLGLVFEHHDAEEDARAAAEVTLLAETATGSAFTELAAPQKKAPRFEASLAIAGNPDGPFYGEVACFSGTLAVSRVEAAKSAAGVGITVKTSLTQKTTLLIVGAQALETGQPQSTKHKRAEEMARAGHSIKIITEHEFLALIQTC, from the coding sequence ATGACATCCCCTCTCAGCCCGTCCCAAAACGCAACAGCGCCCACTGCATCTCTGCGTTTCATCGCCGTGGATGTCGAAACCGCCAATTCCCAGCACGGCAGCATCTGCCAAATCGGCTTGGCCTTGGCCGCTTCAGACGGCACGATCACAACAGAGGGCCTGTTGATCGACCCAGAGCAGCCTTTCAGCAGCTTCAACATCAACCTACACGGGATCGGACCAAAAACAGTACGTGGCGCCGCGACCTTCCCAGAAGCACTTGAGCGCCTGCGCCCCCTCCTTGAGCAAAGCATCCTGATCCAGCACAGCAGCTTTGACAAAAAAGCCTTCGATGCGGCCTGCGCCCGCTACGGTATCGCTCCACTGGCCTCGCAGTGGCTCGACAGCGTCCAGATCGCGCGCAAGGCTTGGCCCGAACTCAAAGGCAACGGCGGCCATGGCCTTGCCAGCCTCAAAAACTATCTTGGCTTGGTCTTTGAGCACCATGATGCAGAAGAAGACGCCCGCGCTGCCGCCGAAGTCACGCTCTTGGCCGAGACAGCCACAGGCTCAGCTTTCACGGAGTTGGCCGCGCCCCAGAAAAAAGCACCCCGCTTTGAAGCCTCGCTCGCCATTGCAGGCAATCCCGACGGTCCCTTTTATGGCGAAGTCGCCTGCTTCTCGGGCACTCTGGCCGTCTCGCGGGTGGAGGCCGCCAAGTCTGCCGCTGGGGTTGGCATCACAGTCAAAACCAGCCTGACCCAAAAAACCACATTGCTCATCGTCGGTGCACAGGCCTTGGAGACAGGCCAGCCACAAAGCACCAAGCACAAACGCGCCGAAGAGATGGCGCGCGCAGGGCATAGCATCAAGATCATCACAGAGCATGAATTTCTCGCCCTGATCCAAACCTGTTGA
- a CDS encoding PaaI family thioesterase yields the protein MPQLIWEECRMQTYGDYDARVRESFARQAMMRSLGVEIVSVGAGDVVFEMPFGADFTQQHGFMHAGAITTVLDSAAGFAALSVMPEEAGVLTIELKTSLMRVAKAERFRFHGRVVKAGRSVCFTEAVAYGLEEGDAVEVARLTASMMVISGREGVSG from the coding sequence ATGCCACAGCTGATTTGGGAGGAGTGCAGGATGCAGACCTATGGTGACTATGACGCGAGGGTGCGTGAGAGCTTTGCGCGCCAGGCGATGATGCGCAGTCTTGGGGTTGAGATTGTCTCGGTGGGTGCGGGGGATGTTGTCTTTGAGATGCCTTTTGGCGCGGATTTCACCCAGCAGCACGGTTTTATGCACGCGGGGGCGATCACAACGGTGCTTGATTCAGCGGCTGGGTTTGCGGCGCTGTCTGTGATGCCTGAGGAGGCGGGGGTGCTCACGATCGAGCTGAAGACCTCGCTCATGCGGGTGGCCAAGGCAGAACGCTTTCGCTTTCACGGGCGTGTTGTGAAGGCTGGGCGTTCGGTGTGCTTCACAGAGGCGGTGGCCTATGGGCTTGAGGAGGGCGATGCTGTGGAAGTGGCGCGGCTCACGGCGAGTATGATGGTGATCAGCGGGCGTGAGGGCGTGAGCGGGTGA
- a CDS encoding DUF3179 domain-containing protein: MKSLYSILFSLWGVAALADPSFWKHEWPNTDFSVSSVENWVEIMSGGPGRDGIPALVDPEFEPVAAKSGLGAREAVIALEMQGEARAYPLRYLMWHEIVNDEVGGVPVAVTFCPLCNSAVSFDRRVGGQVLTLGVTGKLRASDMVMYDRESESWWQQATGVGIVGEMTGVELASLPSWMESWESFAARNPEGLVMKTPTFRRHYGKNPYVGYDSAARPFLYSGENPPHGIHPLMRVVRVGARAWPMSRLEEAGELREAGVVISWMGGKASALDSTTLAAGRDVGQVRVRDPSGADIVHDVMFAFAYHAFWPEGRWMLGE, from the coding sequence ATGAAATCTCTTTACAGTATCTTGTTTTCGCTTTGGGGCGTGGCTGCTTTGGCGGACCCGAGCTTTTGGAAGCACGAGTGGCCCAACACCGACTTTTCAGTGTCGAGCGTTGAAAACTGGGTTGAGATTATGTCTGGCGGACCTGGCAGGGACGGCATCCCTGCGCTCGTTGATCCTGAGTTTGAACCTGTTGCGGCGAAGAGCGGGCTTGGCGCGCGGGAGGCTGTGATCGCGCTGGAGATGCAGGGCGAGGCGCGCGCCTATCCGCTGCGCTATCTCATGTGGCACGAAATTGTAAATGACGAGGTGGGCGGCGTGCCTGTTGCGGTGACGTTTTGCCCGCTCTGTAACTCGGCTGTGAGCTTTGATCGTCGCGTTGGGGGGCAAGTGCTCACGCTTGGGGTCACGGGGAAGCTGCGTGCTTCTGATATGGTTATGTATGATCGTGAGAGCGAAAGCTGGTGGCAGCAGGCGACAGGCGTTGGCATTGTTGGCGAGATGACGGGGGTTGAGCTTGCCAGCTTGCCGAGCTGGATGGAAAGCTGGGAGAGTTTTGCGGCGCGCAATCCTGAGGGCCTTGTCATGAAAACGCCGACTTTTCGTCGACACTACGGCAAGAACCCTTATGTGGGCTATGACAGCGCGGCGCGGCCCTTTCTCTATTCGGGGGAGAACCCGCCTCACGGTATTCATCCCTTGATGCGGGTGGTGCGCGTGGGAGCGCGGGCCTGGCCGATGTCGCGACTGGAGGAGGCTGGAGAGCTACGCGAGGCTGGGGTTGTGATCTCGTGGATGGGGGGCAAGGCCTCGGCTCTGGACAGCACCACACTGGCGGCGGGGCGGGATGTGGGGCAGGTGCGGGTGCGCGACCCCTCTGGTGCGGATATTGTGCATGATGTGATGTTTGCTTTCGCCTATCACGCGTTTTGGCCTGAGGGCAGGTGGATGCTGGGCGAGTAG